A single Bacteroidales bacterium DNA region contains:
- a CDS encoding DUF368 domain-containing protein has translation MKEIISWFVKGFGIGAANVIPGVSGGTIALITGIFERLIDALKSFNIKALKLLYKLKFKDFAKHTDLKFLIFIFLGVAVSILTLARLLEFLFDNYQVYVWAYFFGLIFASVYFVGRTVENYSLPVILSFIVGTLIAVWISFLNPATENDSFWFLIICGVIAIISMILPGLSGSFVLILMGNYTLILRSVNVLDFNVLLPVVIGVVIGLPAFSNILSWVYKKFKNQTIASLTGFIFGSLIILWPWKNQEYLIDANGFDVLNKEGEKIISGYQRFIPETLSAEVLLAVAFFLTGILSLWIVERIAAKKES, from the coding sequence ATGAAAGAAATAATATCATGGTTTGTAAAAGGTTTCGGAATAGGTGCGGCAAATGTTATTCCCGGTGTTTCGGGCGGTACAATAGCATTAATTACCGGAATTTTTGAACGTTTAATTGATGCTCTGAAATCGTTTAACATAAAAGCTCTTAAACTTTTATACAAACTTAAATTTAAAGATTTTGCAAAACATACTGACTTAAAATTTCTTATTTTCATATTTTTAGGGGTTGCTGTCAGTATTTTAACTTTAGCAAGATTACTTGAATTTCTTTTTGATAATTACCAAGTATATGTTTGGGCATATTTTTTCGGTTTAATTTTCGCATCTGTTTATTTTGTAGGAAGAACTGTTGAAAACTATTCTCTGCCTGTAATTTTGTCATTCATCGTAGGAACGCTTATCGCAGTTTGGATTTCATTTTTAAACCCGGCAACAGAAAACGATTCATTTTGGTTTTTAATAATTTGCGGTGTAATTGCAATTATCAGCATGATTCTTCCGGGGCTGTCAGGCTCGTTTGTTCTTATATTAATGGGAAATTATACTTTGATTTTGCGTTCGGTTAACGTGCTGGATTTTAATGTGCTATTGCCTGTTGTAATTGGCGTTGTGATTGGACTGCCTGCTTTTTCAAATATTTTGTCATGGGTTTATAAGAAGTTTAAAAACCAAACAATTGCATCATTAACCGGTTTTATTTTCGGTTCATTAATTATTCTTTGGCCTTGGAAAAATCAAGAATACTTAATTGATGCAAACGGTTTTGATGTTTTAAATAAAGAAGGTGAAAAAATAATAAGCGGATATCAGCGTTTTATTCCTGAAACATTAAGTGCAGAAGTTTTATTGGCAGTTGCATTTTTCTTAACGGGCATTTTATCATTGTGGATTGTTGAACGAATAGCAGCAAAAAAAGAATCTTAA
- a CDS encoding 3-hydroxyacyl-CoA dehydrogenase NAD-binding domain-containing protein, with protein sequence MSEILTESIEQYRLSESTTPRMKFSKVGIVGCGSTGQSITLMIASRGIEVVFLELTQELIDEAFSEMQERLDEKINHWGLTKNDEKLILSRIKGSLDYKDLKGCDIVIESILSKTREFSKDIRQAIFKQIEEHVERNTIIATNSTSSVITELASELKYKDRCVSLHFSTTSPDAQIVEVVMGLYSSEEVSINIQKFAKLINKTPVHVEESPGLISVRLGVSIIAEACDLLMEGVGSKEDIDFVMKKGLGMSLGPFEMADKIGLERVVRWMDNLYNEFGDRKYKPSPIIKKLVRAKRYGRKTCEGFYKYDELGYKLKDQYKEVNCSNIF encoded by the coding sequence ATGTCTGAAATATTAACAGAATCAATAGAACAATACCGTTTAAGCGAAAGTACAACTCCTCGAATGAAATTCTCAAAAGTAGGAATTGTAGGATGCGGGTCAACCGGTCAAAGTATAACACTGATGATTGCAAGCAGAGGAATAGAAGTTGTATTTCTTGAGTTAACGCAAGAACTAATTGATGAGGCATTTAGTGAAATGCAAGAACGGTTGGATGAAAAAATTAATCATTGGGGCTTAACCAAGAATGATGAAAAACTGATTTTATCTCGAATTAAAGGTTCATTAGATTATAAAGACCTGAAAGGCTGTGATATCGTTATAGAATCAATTCTTTCCAAAACCCGGGAATTCAGTAAAGATATAAGGCAAGCAATATTTAAGCAAATTGAAGAGCATGTTGAGAGAAATACTATTATTGCAACAAATTCAACATCTTCCGTAATTACGGAATTAGCATCAGAACTAAAATATAAAGACCGCTGTGTAAGTCTTCATTTCTCAACAACATCTCCTGATGCTCAAATAGTTGAAGTAGTTATGGGGCTTTATTCCTCTGAAGAAGTAAGTATTAATATTCAGAAATTTGCAAAACTTATAAATAAAACTCCGGTGCATGTTGAAGAATCTCCCGGTTTAATCAGCGTAAGGTTAGGAGTAAGCATTATTGCGGAAGCGTGTGATTTGTTAATGGAAGGAGTCGGCTCAAAAGAAGACATTGACTTCGTAATGAAAAAAGGTCTCGGAATGTCACTCGGCCCGTTTGAAATGGCTGATAAAATAGGCTTGGAAAGAGTTGTAAGGTGGATGGATAATTTGTATAACGAATTTGGTGACAGAAAATATAAACCGTCCCCGATTATTAAAAAACTTGTAAGAGCAAAACGCTATGGAAGAAAGACTTGCGAAGGTTTCTATAAATATGACGAATTAGGGTATAAATTAAAAGACCAATATAAAGAAGTTAATTGTTCGAATATATTTTAA
- a CDS encoding acetate kinase, translating into MKVLVLNCGSSSIKFELFKMSGKTVLSKGTVEKVGMKGSFLLLEKPDGEEVKFTGDVLDHKIGVEYILGILSSEKHGALKDLNEIEAIGHRVVHGGEDFSGSVFISKEVIEVLEKNVELAPLHNPANLKGIYALQALLPDVPQVAVFDTAFHQSMKPEVYMYGIPYALYKKYKIRRYGFHGTSHRYVYGRVCEILGYKSKDKRIISCHLGNGASVAAIKNGKSADTSMGFTPVEGLIMGTRSGDLDIGAFTYIMRKEEIGLETSAVLINKFSGMLGVTGVSSDMREIEEKAEEGNERAKLGLEMYAYRVKKYIGSYVAAMGGVDALIFTGGIGENAINIRADICKGLDFLGLDLDIEKNNIRGQETIISKDTSKAKILIIPTDEELVIAEDTYEIVKSY; encoded by the coding sequence ATGAAAGTATTAGTTTTAAATTGCGGAAGCTCATCAATAAAATTTGAATTATTTAAAATGTCCGGTAAAACCGTATTGTCAAAAGGAACAGTTGAAAAAGTAGGAATGAAAGGTTCTTTTTTGTTGTTAGAAAAGCCTGATGGAGAAGAGGTTAAGTTTACGGGAGATGTCTTAGACCACAAAATAGGAGTTGAATATATTTTAGGAATTTTAAGCAGCGAAAAACACGGAGCACTTAAAGATTTGAACGAAATTGAAGCAATTGGACACCGAGTTGTGCACGGAGGAGAAGACTTCAGCGGAAGCGTTTTTATCAGTAAAGAAGTTATTGAAGTTCTTGAAAAAAATGTTGAATTAGCCCCTTTGCATAACCCTGCTAATTTAAAAGGAATATATGCACTTCAAGCATTATTACCTGATGTTCCGCAAGTTGCTGTTTTCGATACTGCATTTCACCAATCTATGAAACCCGAAGTATATATGTACGGAATTCCGTACGCTCTCTATAAAAAATACAAAATTCGTCGATACGGTTTTCACGGAACAAGCCACAGATATGTTTACGGCAGAGTATGTGAAATATTGGGTTATAAATCGAAAGATAAAAGAATAATTTCGTGTCATTTGGGTAACGGTGCTTCTGTTGCCGCAATTAAAAACGGTAAGTCTGCAGATACATCAATGGGATTTACTCCCGTAGAAGGATTAATTATGGGAACTCGTTCCGGCGATTTAGATATAGGAGCTTTCACATATATTATGCGAAAGGAAGAAATCGGTTTAGAAACATCTGCGGTTTTAATAAACAAATTCAGCGGAATGTTAGGTGTAACAGGTGTTTCTTCCGATATGAGAGAAATAGAAGAGAAAGCCGAAGAAGGGAACGAAAGAGCAAAACTGGGATTAGAAATGTATGCTTACAGAGTAAAAAAATATATAGGTTCCTATGTTGCTGCAATGGGAGGTGTTGATGCTCTGATATTTACCGGCGGAATAGGGGAGAATGCAATAAATATTCGAGCTGACATTTGTAAGGGGCTGGATTTCTTAGGTTTAGATTTAGATATTGAAAAGAATAACATAAGAGGTCAAGAAACAATTATTTCAAAAGATACTTCAAAAGCAAAAATTCTCATTATACCTACCGATGAGGAACTTGTAATTGCTGAAGATACTTATGAGATTGTTAAGTCTTACTAA
- a CDS encoding putative DNA binding domain-containing protein, with product MHKKIIQSGEGIKTEFKEAKDKLPKSLFETVCAFLNTEGGKIFLGVNDNGKITGIDENFKTKLKTDIANMSNNRQKLEPVFMLYTNEIEIEGKTVLVIDVPESSQVHKTSGEIYARNEDGDYKISQPEKIAAIVNRKLSYYTEQRVYPQITSDDLKPELFERTKRLIAINYPEHPWLELSFETFLQRAGFKRKTDNGTEAYTLAAVLMFGTDIAIQTVAPAYKIDAMVRKFNLDRYDDRLTIRTNLIDAYDLLMDFMAKHLNEPFYLEGTTRISLRDAIFRELVSNIIAHREYLDGRPATIVIYKDKVIFSNPNITRNKGIIDPKEFTPFSKNPTISKLMLQMGRVEEVGSGMRNVFKYLPHYSKSGKAEFREDDIFTTTILISEPEGLGDRLGDRLGDRLGDRLGDTQIKILEEINKDNQISIPGLSKKIGVSTTTIEKHLSKLKEMKIISREGSAVSGHWEILVDL from the coding sequence ATGCACAAAAAAATAATACAATCCGGAGAAGGCATAAAAACAGAATTTAAAGAAGCAAAGGATAAATTACCAAAATCTTTGTTTGAAACCGTATGTGCATTTTTAAATACCGAGGGCGGTAAAATATTTCTTGGTGTAAATGATAACGGAAAAATAACCGGTATTGATGAGAATTTCAAAACCAAACTAAAAACAGATATTGCAAACATGTCTAACAACCGGCAAAAGTTAGAACCTGTTTTCATGCTCTATACAAATGAAATTGAAATTGAAGGAAAAACTGTTCTTGTAATTGATGTTCCTGAAAGTTCACAAGTTCACAAAACATCCGGTGAAATATATGCAAGAAATGAAGACGGTGATTATAAAATTTCACAACCGGAAAAAATTGCAGCTATTGTAAATCGTAAGTTAAGCTATTATACAGAGCAAAGAGTTTATCCACAAATTACATCGGATGATTTAAAGCCTGAATTATTTGAACGTACAAAACGACTAATTGCAATTAATTATCCGGAACATCCTTGGTTAGAACTTTCATTTGAAACTTTTTTACAACGTGCAGGTTTCAAAAGAAAAACAGATAACGGAACAGAAGCCTATACGCTTGCAGCAGTTCTGATGTTCGGTACAGATATAGCCATTCAAACAGTAGCTCCGGCATATAAAATTGATGCAATGGTCAGAAAGTTCAATTTAGACCGTTACGATGACCGGTTAACAATCCGCACAAACCTTATTGATGCCTATGATTTACTTATGGATTTCATGGCAAAACACTTAAATGAACCGTTCTATTTGGAGGGAACAACACGAATAAGTTTAAGAGATGCAATTTTCAGAGAATTAGTTTCCAACATAATTGCTCACAGAGAATATCTTGACGGTCGTCCGGCTACAATTGTAATTTATAAAGACAAAGTTATTTTCTCAAATCCGAATATCACAAGAAATAAGGGAATAATAGACCCAAAAGAATTTACACCCTTTTCAAAGAACCCGACCATCAGCAAGCTGATGCTTCAAATGGGACGAGTTGAAGAAGTCGGTTCCGGTATGCGAAATGTCTTTAAATATTTGCCTCACTATTCTAAATCCGGCAAAGCCGAATTTAGAGAAGATGATATTTTTACGACAACTATTTTAATATCCGAACCAGAAGGGTTGGGTGATAGGTTGGGTGATAGGTTGGGTGATAGGTTGGGTGATAGGTTGGGTGATACTCAAATAAAAATATTAGAGGAAATAAATAAAGATAATCAAATCTCTATTCCGGGTTTGAGTAAAAAAATCGGGGTTAGTACTACAACCATTGAAAAACACCTCTCAAAACTAAAAGAAATGAAAATAATTTCGAGAGAAGGTTCAGCAGTTTCAGGGCATTGGGAGATATTGGTTGATTTATAA
- a CDS encoding mechanosensitive ion channel family protein, with protein sequence MTFSSLIIYKFLFFAFLLFAFFRVLFFLNPILIKNKKNATFIKRNLPVLEFIVWIIFSVWVFREFLIYNQYFAIALFVIMLVISILSVRIFLSDFVAGIILKSDSSISTGDFITTSNFSGIISKFNYRTLELELQNKSIAKIPYSEILNKSLVKEKRSRSISAHSFEITTSKKKKLDELIKSIEQTIILLPWVSIKQTPEIKPVSETNNTYLLEITIFANNKDMYFKIEKFIKEKIEG encoded by the coding sequence ATGACATTTTCGAGTCTTATAATCTATAAATTCCTTTTTTTTGCATTTCTTTTATTTGCATTCTTCAGAGTATTGTTTTTTTTGAATCCGATACTCATAAAAAATAAAAAAAATGCAACTTTTATTAAAAGAAACTTACCCGTACTTGAGTTTATTGTCTGGATTATCTTTTCCGTTTGGGTATTTCGAGAATTTTTAATTTATAATCAATATTTTGCAATTGCTTTATTTGTAATAATGTTGGTTATTTCAATATTATCCGTAAGAATTTTTTTAAGCGATTTTGTTGCAGGTATAATTTTGAAAAGTGATTCTTCAATTTCAACGGGAGATTTTATAACAACTTCGAATTTTTCCGGTATAATATCAAAATTTAATTACAGAACATTAGAGTTGGAACTTCAAAATAAAAGCATTGCAAAAATTCCTTATTCAGAAATACTTAACAAAAGTTTAGTAAAAGAAAAACGTTCCCGTTCAATATCGGCTCACTCGTTTGAAATTACAACTTCCAAAAAAAAGAAACTTGATGAACTTATAAAGTCAATTGAGCAAACAATTATTTTATTACCTTGGGTATCAATAAAGCAAACTCCTGAAATTAAACCTGTTTCTGAAACAAATAATACTTATTTGTTAGAAATAACGATTTTTGCAAATAATAAAGATATGTATTTTAAAATTGAGAAGTTTATTAAGGAAAAAATTGAGGGTTGA
- the truA gene encoding tRNA pseudouridine(38-40) synthase TruA, whose protein sequence is MRYFIELSYKGTNYHGWQFQPNAITVQEELEKVFSLLLNSNIKITGAGRTDTGVHAINYIAHIDVNEQIPDIPKLLYKANSFLNQDIAIYDIYKVKDDVHSRFSAISRTYEYRIHKTKNPFLKDVSYYINSRLNFEKMNKAAMLLFEYEDFTSFSKLHTDTKTNICKIIKANWKQRGEQMIFTIEADRFLRNMVRAITGTLLEIGKGKINLNDFRKVIESKNRSNAGVSVPAHGLFLTEIRYPDEILSE, encoded by the coding sequence GTGAGATATTTCATTGAACTTTCATACAAAGGAACAAATTATCACGGTTGGCAATTTCAACCTAATGCAATAACTGTACAGGAAGAACTTGAAAAAGTTTTTTCACTTTTGCTTAATTCAAATATTAAAATAACAGGTGCAGGAAGAACAGATACAGGTGTTCATGCAATTAATTACATTGCTCACATCGATGTAAATGAACAAATTCCCGATATTCCGAAATTACTTTATAAAGCAAACAGTTTCCTGAATCAAGATATTGCAATTTATGATATTTATAAAGTAAAAGATGATGTTCACAGCAGGTTTTCGGCAATATCAAGAACTTATGAATACAGAATTCATAAAACCAAAAATCCGTTTCTTAAAGATGTATCATATTATATAAATTCCCGTCTTAATTTTGAAAAAATGAATAAAGCAGCAATGCTTTTGTTTGAATATGAGGATTTTACAAGTTTCAGCAAATTACATACAGATACAAAAACAAATATTTGCAAAATAATTAAAGCAAATTGGAAGCAAAGAGGTGAGCAGATGATTTTTACGATTGAAGCCGACAGATTCTTGCGAAATATGGTAAGAGCAATAACCGGTACATTGCTGGAAATAGGAAAAGGAAAAATAAATTTAAATGATTTCAGAAAAGTTATAGAAAGTAAAAACAGGTCAAATGCAGGAGTTTCAGTTCCTGCTCACGGTTTATTTTTAACAGAAATTAGATATCCTGACGAAATCCTGTCGGAATAG
- the aroE gene encoding shikimate dehydrogenase (AroE; catalyzes the conversion of shikimate to 3-dehydroshikimate), translating to MKVYGLIGYPLTHSFSKTYFTNKFKDENIKDVSYLNLPILSVKLFSDILKTVNGIAGINVTSPYKEQIIPYLDELDETARKIGAVNVIKIINKNSKQKLIGYNTDVFGFMTSLKEHIPEDVNNALILGTGGAAKAVASALEILKINFKFVTSKNNKKNNKTLLYSELNSEVVKNNLLIVNATPLGLFPDINKKPDIPYQFITNKHLLFDLIYNPTKTLFLKEGEKKGATIVNGYEMLKYQAEKAWEIFNS from the coding sequence ATGAAAGTTTACGGTTTAATAGGATATCCTTTAACTCATTCTTTTTCTAAAACGTATTTTACCAATAAGTTTAAAGATGAGAATATAAAAGACGTAAGTTATTTAAACTTACCTATTTTATCCGTTAAATTATTTTCCGATATATTGAAAACAGTTAACGGTATTGCAGGTATTAATGTTACTTCGCCGTATAAAGAACAAATAATACCGTATTTAGACGAACTTGATGAAACAGCTCGTAAAATAGGGGCTGTTAATGTAATTAAAATAATCAATAAAAACAGTAAGCAAAAATTAATAGGCTATAATACTGATGTATTCGGATTTATGACCTCTTTAAAAGAACATATTCCCGAAGATGTAAACAATGCTTTAATACTCGGAACGGGAGGTGCAGCAAAAGCTGTTGCATCTGCTCTGGAAATATTAAAGATTAATTTTAAATTTGTAACATCTAAAAATAACAAAAAGAATAATAAAACCCTGCTCTATTCTGAATTGAATTCGGAAGTTGTAAAAAATAACTTACTTATTGTTAATGCAACTCCTTTGGGGCTATTCCCCGATATTAATAAAAAACCTGATATCCCGTATCAATTTATTACAAACAAACATCTCCTGTTTGACTTAATTTATAATCCTACGAAAACACTATTTTTAAAAGAAGGAGAAAAAAAGGGAGCAACAATTGTTAACGGTTACGAAATGCTTAAATATCAAGCTGAAAAAGCATGGGAAATTTTTAATTCCTGA